A stretch of the Teredinibacter haidensis genome encodes the following:
- a CDS encoding FdhF/YdeP family oxidoreductase, with product MKNQTAIVGGGWKAVVSVLRYAKKIGPLNLIQTLRSRNACKACAFGTGGQNGGFRNEARRGIEICNKNIQAHLSDVRAGIPNSVFLQYSVDELSAMSGKQLEDLGRLITPLYKKAGDTHFSPLDYQEAKAIVSERMRATKAERSFFYASGRSSNEAAFLMQLMARLYGTNNINNCSYYCHQASGVGLTATLGTGTATIQYRDLDKADCIFVFGANPASNHPRFVKTLIHCRRRGGKVIVVNPAKEPGMVRFASPADWRSMLKGGEKIASTYVQPHLGGDIAFMQGVAKYLLEKNACDKAFIAENTEHFEAFAAGIRSLEWCDIEASSGLAREQLNEVADIYAASENTVFAWSMGLTHHHHGVGNIETLVALALMRGMVGKPGAGLLPLRGHSNIQGTGSMGFTPTLKQAVETKLQQKLSSELPKAKGLDTMACIHAAHKGEMEFAMMLGGNLLASNPDTAYSTQALDRIAVKCFITSTLNTGHVNGAGGEVLILPIKVRDEELQSTTQESMFNFVRMSSGGINRFPHLPSEVQLIRELGLALIKPDIFDFSVFSNHHSIRSFISDVVPGFSRLATIDERGEEFQIDGRTLHTPEFPTDNGKALFSLHTLPIRKKCESTNGKQAFILTSVRSEGQFNSIIYDERDTYRGQDDRWVVLMHPEDMERCGYSSGQTVTVSTDTGSMKDVRVKPFDVRPGNIMVYYPEANVLISKQLDQRSFTPGFKSVAVSVQ from the coding sequence ATGAAAAACCAAACAGCCATTGTCGGTGGTGGGTGGAAAGCCGTTGTTAGTGTATTACGTTACGCAAAGAAAATAGGCCCGCTCAATTTGATACAAACGCTTCGCTCCAGGAATGCCTGTAAAGCTTGTGCTTTTGGTACGGGTGGTCAAAATGGTGGTTTTAGAAATGAAGCGAGACGAGGAATAGAAATTTGCAATAAAAATATTCAGGCTCATCTGAGTGATGTCCGTGCCGGTATTCCCAATAGTGTTTTTCTTCAGTATTCAGTCGACGAATTGTCTGCAATGAGCGGCAAGCAGTTAGAAGATTTGGGGCGGCTTATTACGCCGCTGTACAAAAAGGCCGGCGATACGCATTTTTCGCCATTGGACTATCAAGAGGCTAAAGCTATTGTGTCCGAGCGAATGCGCGCAACAAAAGCAGAGCGAAGTTTTTTCTACGCCTCCGGGCGAAGCTCTAACGAAGCAGCTTTTTTGATGCAGCTAATGGCGCGACTTTACGGCACGAACAATATTAATAACTGCTCCTACTATTGCCATCAGGCTTCCGGTGTTGGTCTTACGGCAACGCTGGGTACCGGAACAGCGACCATTCAATATCGGGATCTAGATAAGGCCGATTGTATCTTTGTTTTTGGTGCAAACCCTGCCTCTAATCACCCGCGTTTTGTTAAAACCCTTATTCACTGTCGTCGCAGGGGCGGAAAGGTTATTGTTGTCAACCCAGCAAAAGAACCGGGCATGGTACGCTTTGCATCGCCTGCCGACTGGCGATCCATGCTCAAAGGCGGCGAAAAAATTGCCAGTACCTACGTGCAACCTCATCTCGGTGGTGATATAGCCTTTATGCAGGGGGTGGCAAAATATTTACTGGAAAAAAATGCCTGCGATAAGGCGTTTATTGCCGAAAATACGGAACATTTTGAAGCGTTTGCCGCTGGTATTCGCTCGTTGGAGTGGTGTGATATTGAAGCTAGTTCCGGCCTGGCGCGCGAGCAGCTAAATGAGGTCGCAGACATTTATGCCGCCTCCGAAAATACGGTCTTTGCTTGGAGCATGGGTTTAACTCACCACCATCACGGTGTGGGGAATATTGAAACACTTGTGGCCTTAGCGTTAATGCGGGGCATGGTGGGCAAACCGGGAGCTGGCCTGCTGCCGTTGCGGGGGCACAGCAATATTCAGGGTACGGGCTCCATGGGTTTTACTCCGACCCTAAAGCAGGCCGTAGAAACCAAATTGCAGCAAAAATTGAGCAGCGAACTGCCGAAAGCGAAAGGCCTGGATACCATGGCCTGTATTCATGCGGCCCATAAAGGTGAAATGGAATTTGCTATGATGTTAGGCGGCAACTTACTTGCTTCCAACCCAGATACCGCCTACTCCACGCAAGCTCTGGACCGCATTGCTGTGAAATGCTTTATTACCTCTACGTTAAATACTGGTCATGTTAATGGTGCAGGTGGAGAGGTGCTGATTTTACCGATTAAAGTACGTGATGAAGAATTACAGTCGACCACCCAGGAATCCATGTTTAACTTTGTACGTATGAGCAGTGGAGGTATTAATCGATTCCCGCACTTGCCTTCGGAAGTGCAGTTAATTCGCGAGCTGGGACTGGCGCTTATCAAGCCGGATATATTTGATTTTTCTGTCTTTTCTAATCACCACAGCATTCGTTCATTTATCAGTGATGTGGTGCCGGGATTTTCACGCTTGGCAACAATCGATGAGAGGGGTGAAGAGTTTCAAATCGATGGACGTACTCTTCACACGCCGGAATTTCCTACCGATAATGGGAAGGCCCTATTTTCTCTACACACGCTGCCAATTCGGAAGAAATGTGAAAGCACGAACGGCAAGCAGGCCTTTATTCTCACTAGTGTTCGCAGTGAGGGGCAGTTTAATTCGATTATTTATGATGAACGTGATACCTACCGTGGTCAAGATGATCGGTGGGTTGTGCTGATGCACCCAGAGGATATGGAGCGCTGTGGTTATAGCAGCGGCCAAACAGTAACGGTGAGTACTGATACGGGCAGCATGAAGGATGTGCGAGTAAAACCCTTTGATGTTCGCCCGGGGAATATTATGGTGTATTACCCCGAAGCGAACGTACTGATTTCTAAACAGCTGGATCAGCGAAGCTTTACGCCAGGATTTAAATCGGTGGCGGTTAGTGTTCAATAA
- a CDS encoding lysophospholipid acyltransferase family protein: MPETSSSSAAYRPPNNSGISFSMWRKLFFNASPKYWLLGVVLLLCRLLALLPHAILLRMGRGLGWLIARLGKRVRHIAETNIGLCYPELSDKEKQDRLEASFSELGISIAETLEVWFGNPAKRFWPNIELKGADHWQAALDSGRGIIMLSCHYGSLDLNAALGGYLARKDRTFAFTYRQPSDPIVDAFLRDARHQYGNHFFSVSNLVGITRTLKRNGVVWYAPDIEVKNKNTVFADFLAVPASTTIALSRLAAATNALVVPYGHYRSADNTRYCLQIYAAIASFPSGDAQSDTRQINREIERIIAPHPERYWWSIKRFKNRPSGEKPVY; encoded by the coding sequence ATGCCTGAAACATCAAGCTCTTCTGCTGCCTATCGTCCGCCAAACAACAGCGGTATTTCTTTCTCTATGTGGCGAAAGCTGTTTTTCAATGCTTCGCCGAAGTACTGGCTATTGGGGGTGGTATTGTTGCTGTGTCGGCTGTTGGCGTTGCTACCCCATGCCATATTACTGCGAATGGGCCGAGGCCTGGGCTGGCTAATCGCGCGATTGGGTAAGCGGGTGCGCCATATTGCCGAGACGAATATCGGCCTGTGTTACCCCGAGCTTTCAGATAAGGAAAAGCAAGACCGCCTTGAGGCGAGCTTTAGTGAGCTTGGTATAAGCATTGCTGAAACATTAGAGGTCTGGTTTGGAAATCCCGCCAAACGGTTTTGGCCAAATATTGAGCTGAAGGGGGCTGATCACTGGCAGGCGGCGCTGGATTCCGGGCGCGGAATTATTATGCTGTCCTGCCATTATGGTAGTCTCGATTTAAACGCTGCGCTGGGAGGCTATTTGGCGCGTAAAGATCGCACTTTCGCCTTTACGTATCGTCAGCCTTCGGACCCTATTGTCGATGCCTTTTTGCGCGATGCCCGCCACCAGTATGGCAACCATTTTTTCTCAGTGAGCAATTTGGTCGGTATTACTCGAACGCTCAAGCGAAACGGAGTGGTCTGGTATGCGCCGGATATCGAGGTAAAGAATAAAAATACCGTTTTTGCCGATTTTTTAGCAGTACCGGCTTCCACAACAATTGCCCTTAGCCGTTTGGCCGCGGCGACCAACGCACTAGTTGTGCCCTATGGCCACTATCGTAGTGCCGACAATACCCGCTATTGTCTACAGATTTACGCCGCCATAGCGAGTTTCCCCAGTGGCGATGCGCAGTCGGATACCCGGCAAATCAACCGCGAAATAGAGCGTATCATTGCTCCCCATCCTGAGCGTTATTGGTGGAGTATTAAGCGCTTTAAAAATCGGCCTTCGGGAGAAAAACCAGTGTATTAG
- a CDS encoding NYN domain-containing protein, which yields MTERKRIALLIDCDNVSHNSIEGVLEELAKYGMVNVRHAHGDWNNPSLSGWIDRLHPHAIRPIQQFAYSKGKNATDSAMIIDAMDLLYSNNIDAFALMTSDSDFTPLVLRILESGLPVYGFGEKKTPKPFVDACSPFIYTENLIPEEEDKPIATKTPSSKNRNTLRGDTSLVKLLRTAAEQTSDDDGWSHMSKVGHYISNNSSFSAINYGYKKLGDLIRATELFEIDMRSNGKAMYIKDVRN from the coding sequence GTGACAGAACGCAAACGAATAGCACTTCTTATCGATTGTGACAATGTCAGTCATAATTCAATTGAGGGCGTATTGGAAGAGCTGGCAAAATACGGGATGGTCAACGTCCGTCATGCACACGGAGACTGGAACAATCCATCCTTATCCGGGTGGATTGATCGCTTACACCCTCATGCTATAAGACCGATACAACAATTTGCATACTCCAAAGGAAAAAACGCAACGGACTCTGCAATGATCATCGACGCTATGGATTTACTCTATAGTAACAATATTGATGCCTTTGCTTTAATGACAAGTGATAGCGATTTCACTCCTCTTGTTCTTAGAATCCTCGAAAGCGGGCTGCCCGTATATGGTTTCGGTGAGAAGAAAACGCCTAAGCCCTTTGTCGATGCATGCTCTCCGTTTATTTACACAGAGAACCTAATTCCCGAAGAAGAAGACAAACCTATTGCGACCAAAACGCCTAGCAGCAAGAACCGAAACACATTAAGAGGGGATACATCGCTCGTCAAGCTCCTTCGAACAGCCGCAGAACAAACATCAGATGATGACGGGTGGTCTCATATGAGCAAAGTTGGGCATTATATTTCTAATAACAGCTCGTTCTCCGCCATTAATTACGGCTACAAAAAACTCGGCGACCTTATTAGGGCCACGGAATTATTTGAGATTGACATGAGAAGCAACGGAAAAGCCATGTATATTAAAGACGTACGCAACTAA
- a CDS encoding TolB family protein, translated as MPQDLSVESQLELLQVATGERRVIYRAEVVFEAPNWHPADGFLVFNQQGRLYRFDLSGTKAELINSEFAGRCNNDHGISPDGKHIVISHHAEDSEGQSVIYILPIDGGEPRRVTERYPSYWHGWSPDGKTLAYVAGRPISTDYDIYSIAVEGGEETRLTSTSGLDDGPDYSTDGQHIYYNSYQSGMMQVWRMDADGSNPKQMVQSPHSDWFPHPSPDGKKLVFIRYLDDQQQDHPFGRDVKLVLLDLQTGEERDLTEVFYGGQGSLNVPSWSPDSRQLAFVSYRKM; from the coding sequence ATGCCCCAAGATCTTTCCGTAGAAAGCCAACTCGAACTTCTTCAGGTTGCCACTGGCGAGCGAAGGGTTATCTATCGCGCTGAGGTTGTGTTTGAAGCGCCTAACTGGCACCCAGCCGATGGCTTTCTGGTTTTTAACCAACAGGGGAGGCTGTATCGCTTTGATTTGTCGGGAACCAAGGCAGAACTGATCAATAGCGAATTTGCCGGTCGCTGTAACAATGACCACGGAATTTCTCCTGATGGTAAACATATTGTGATCAGCCACCATGCGGAGGACAGCGAGGGGCAATCGGTGATTTACATTTTGCCTATTGATGGTGGCGAACCGCGCCGTGTCACGGAACGGTATCCTTCTTATTGGCATGGCTGGTCGCCTGATGGAAAAACCTTGGCTTACGTGGCGGGGCGGCCAATAAGCACAGACTACGACATCTATAGTATTGCGGTCGAGGGCGGTGAAGAAACCCGGTTAACATCCACGTCCGGTTTGGATGATGGGCCTGATTACTCCACCGATGGCCAGCATATTTATTACAACTCCTATCAAAGCGGCATGATGCAGGTCTGGCGTATGGATGCTGACGGCTCGAATCCAAAGCAGATGGTTCAATCGCCCCATTCCGATTGGTTTCCCCACCCGTCGCCGGACGGCAAGAAGCTGGTGTTTATCCGTTACCTCGATGACCAGCAGCAGGATCATCCTTTTGGGAGAGATGTGAAGCTGGTATTACTGGATTTACAAACCGGCGAAGAGCGGGATCTTACAGAGGTCTTCTACGGTGGCCAGGGTAGCTTGAACGTCCCCAGCTGGTCTCCAGACAGCCGTCAGTTGGCTTTTGTCAGTTACCGTAAAATGTGA
- a CDS encoding YbgA family protein: MDSPHPITIRVGISACLLGDRVRYDGGHKHDKYITQTLGNFFEFSHFCPEVSIGLGIPREPIRIVLEGDLSSPVQRVLGTKDTSKEFTQELKNCADAQQEWVANLCGYIFKKDSPSCGMARVKAYHNEHPTRKGVGLFSSQLMSNNPLLPCEEEGRLHDLPLRENFIERVYVYHRWKQLLSGGLTAKALITFHARHKYLLMSHSQKAYRELGRYLSNIPGENLDAFGESYITQLMAALTQLASRKNHVNVLMHIFGYLKNKIDGDDKKEILRAIETCRIKSGPLTIPRTLLRHHFRKHPNSYIDNSYYLSPYPDELNF, encoded by the coding sequence ATGGATAGCCCGCACCCCATCACAATAAGAGTTGGTATTAGTGCCTGTCTCCTAGGTGATCGGGTTCGCTACGATGGTGGGCATAAACACGATAAATACATTACGCAAACCCTGGGTAACTTTTTCGAATTCTCGCACTTTTGCCCAGAAGTGAGTATAGGACTTGGCATTCCACGCGAACCCATACGCATTGTGCTGGAGGGCGATTTGAGTTCTCCTGTGCAACGAGTCCTGGGAACTAAGGATACCAGCAAAGAATTTACTCAAGAGCTAAAGAATTGCGCGGACGCACAGCAAGAGTGGGTGGCCAACCTTTGCGGTTATATTTTCAAAAAGGATTCGCCTAGCTGCGGAATGGCGCGTGTAAAGGCCTACCATAATGAACACCCCACGCGAAAAGGCGTAGGCCTATTCTCTTCACAGCTTATGAGCAATAATCCGTTACTACCCTGCGAAGAGGAAGGTCGTTTACACGACTTGCCACTGAGGGAGAATTTTATAGAGCGGGTTTATGTGTACCACCGCTGGAAACAACTGCTTTCCGGGGGGCTTACAGCTAAAGCGCTTATTACCTTTCACGCCCGCCATAAATATTTGTTGATGAGCCACTCTCAAAAAGCTTATCGCGAGCTCGGTCGCTACCTATCGAATATCCCTGGCGAAAATCTAGACGCCTTTGGGGAAAGCTATATTACTCAACTTATGGCGGCCCTTACGCAGCTCGCGAGCCGAAAGAATCATGTTAATGTGTTAATGCATATTTTTGGCTATTTGAAAAATAAAATTGATGGTGACGATAAAAAAGAGATCTTACGGGCGATTGAAACCTGCAGAATTAAAAGCGGCCCGTTAACCATTCCCCGTACGCTGCTCCGGCACCATTTTCGCAAACACCCAAATAGCTATATCGATAATTCTTATTACCTTTCCCCCTACCCAGACGAGCTCAACTTTTGA